A portion of the Pseudopipra pipra isolate bDixPip1 chromosome 1, bDixPip1.hap1, whole genome shotgun sequence genome contains these proteins:
- the PCMTD1 gene encoding protein-L-isoaspartate O-methyltransferase domain-containing protein 1 isoform X2, translating to MKILLKVGGILVMPIEDQLTQILRTGQNTWESKNILAVSFAPLVQPNRNDNGKHDTVGLPPCAVRNLQDLARIYIRRTLRNFINEEMKAKGIAQKAPPKRKRRRCRRRRINTYVFVGNQLIPQPPDSEEDERMEDDSKEEEDKDHSEALKPEEPPRNLLREKIMSLPLPESLKAYLTYYREK from the exons ATGAAAATTTTATTGAAAGTTGGAGGCATTTTAGTAATGCCTATAGAAGATCAG CTAACACAAATCTTAAGAACAGGACAGAACACCTGGGAAAGTAAAAATATCCTTGCTGTTTCATTTGCTCCACTAGTGCAACCAAACAGAAATGACAACGGCAAACATGACACTGTGGGACTGC cTCCGTGTGCTGTTAGAAACCTCCAGGACCTAGCTCGAATATATATCAGACGCACTCTTAGAAACTTCATAAACGAGGAGATGAAAGCCAAGGGTATTGCTCAGAAGGCTCCTCCAAAACGCAAACGCAGGAGATGTCGTAGACGCAGGATTAACACCTATGTGTTTGTTGGTAACCAGCTAATTCCTCAGCCTCCAGACAGTGAAGAAGATGAAAGAATGGAAGATGATagcaaagaggaggaggataaAGATCACAGTGAGGCCTTGAAGCCAGAAGAGCCTCCTCGAAATCTattgagagaaaaaattatGAGTCTACCATTACCTGAATCTTTAAAAGCATACTTGACCtattacagagaaaaataa